Proteins from a single region of bacterium:
- the zapE gene encoding AFG1/ZapE family ATPase: protein MAEDDRLKFKLPDVEFDDDVEVCPKCFGAGVVVEEERGVRRGRVCDCQRVRATRRRVSAAGIPARYRECSLGNFDIVQGFTHESVIRAKRFAESFVDNYPAVDAGLLFMGGVGVGKTHLASGVIQELILKKDAACRWCDFSDLLAEVKKRYAGSTFDEYAILEPLVAAEILLIDDLGSMKIRDWTLDFLSYVINQRYVNRRLLIATTNYLDDPAGAEETLADRIGPRLRSRLLEMCKTVLIAGGDFRRDQRQTGILRNL from the coding sequence ATGGCCGAAGACGACCGCCTGAAATTCAAGCTGCCCGACGTCGAGTTCGACGACGACGTGGAAGTGTGCCCCAAGTGCTTCGGCGCCGGCGTCGTGGTGGAGGAGGAGCGGGGCGTCCGGCGAGGCCGCGTGTGCGACTGCCAGCGCGTCCGGGCGACGCGCCGCCGGGTAAGCGCGGCGGGCATCCCGGCCCGCTATCGCGAGTGTTCGCTGGGTAATTTCGACATCGTACAGGGTTTCACCCACGAGAGCGTAATAAGGGCGAAGCGCTTCGCGGAGAGTTTCGTCGACAACTACCCCGCGGTGGACGCCGGCCTACTCTTTATGGGGGGGGTGGGGGTCGGCAAGACCCACCTCGCCTCGGGCGTAATCCAAGAACTTATTTTAAAAAAGGACGCCGCCTGCCGGTGGTGCGACTTCTCCGACCTGTTGGCGGAGGTTAAGAAGAGGTACGCCGGCAGCACGTTCGACGAGTACGCGATTCTCGAGCCGCTGGTCGCCGCCGAAATACTCCTCATAGACGACCTGGGCTCGATGAAGATACGCGATTGGACCCTCGACTTCCTCTCGTACGTCATCAACCAGCGCTACGTCAACCGCCGGCTCTTGATCGCCACCACGAACTACCTCGACGACCCGGCCGGCGCGGAGGAAACGCTCGCCGACCGCATCGGCCCGCGGCTGCGCTCGAGGCTGCTCGAGATGTGCAAGACCGTGCTCATCGCGGGCGGCGACTTCCGCCGGGACCAGCGTCAGACGGGCATCCTGAGAAATTTATAA
- a CDS encoding O-antigen ligase family protein, with translation MAVPTPINDSPAFRRVLGFLRKWQYPGWILFAAGLAFSISLCNWAIFAFVLLPLIVKADLTRKLPAFHTPLDWPFAALYGSMIISSATAYLVGGAEFGNRSFFWTLTYAAPLVYYTVAFGLTDPPRWLPKTMLAAFFAAAAANSAYAVFQFARAVAEGADVFTVRPGGRLFYMTYGGVMMLVLAVALAVFLRGRLSARSRVGLGVLFAVMLAGLAASLVRSAWVGLAAAVFVMAVIADRRVLWAFPAVVLLAVLIAPRPIIKRAESIINAATDRGTAYAEGPPEFRVDIWRTTLRIARDYPLTGVGVHNTLYLYDEYKDETSLESQVPHAHNNYIQLVVERGVVGLAAFAFFAYALFKLFARGYRRGRSPTTRALGLAGIGATTGFLVEGFFEYTFGDYEIMAILYALAGALVAAQRWEASRTGSAQTT, from the coding sequence GTGGCCGTACCGACGCCCATAAACGATTCCCCCGCCTTCCGCCGGGTCCTCGGGTTCCTGCGGAAGTGGCAATACCCGGGGTGGATACTTTTCGCCGCGGGGTTGGCGTTTTCCATCTCGCTGTGCAACTGGGCCATCTTCGCGTTCGTCCTGCTGCCGCTCATCGTCAAGGCCGACCTCACGCGCAAGCTGCCGGCGTTTCATACGCCGCTCGATTGGCCCTTCGCCGCGCTCTACGGCTCCATGATAATTTCGTCGGCGACGGCCTACCTCGTCGGCGGCGCGGAATTCGGCAATCGCTCGTTCTTCTGGACGCTCACGTACGCCGCGCCGTTGGTCTACTACACCGTGGCCTTCGGCCTGACGGACCCGCCCCGCTGGCTCCCCAAAACGATGTTGGCTGCTTTCTTCGCCGCGGCGGCGGCGAACTCGGCGTACGCCGTCTTCCAATTTGCGCGCGCGGTCGCGGAAGGCGCGGACGTCTTCACGGTCCGGCCCGGCGGCCGGCTGTTCTACATGACGTACGGCGGCGTAATGATGCTCGTCCTGGCGGTGGCGCTGGCGGTATTCCTGCGGGGCCGCCTTTCGGCGCGGAGCCGCGTAGGGCTCGGCGTTCTGTTCGCGGTTATGCTGGCGGGCCTCGCCGCGTCGCTGGTCCGTTCGGCGTGGGTAGGGCTCGCCGCGGCGGTCTTCGTAATGGCGGTGATCGCGGACCGCCGCGTCCTGTGGGCGTTCCCGGCGGTCGTACTTTTAGCCGTCCTAATAGCGCCCCGTCCCATCATAAAGCGGGCGGAATCTATAATAAACGCCGCTACCGACCGCGGTACGGCCTACGCGGAAGGACCGCCCGAATTCCGGGTCGACATCTGGCGGACTACGCTGAGGATAGCCCGCGACTACCCGCTGACCGGCGTGGGCGTCCACAACACGCTCTACCTCTACGACGAATACAAGGACGAGACTTCGCTCGAGAGCCAGGTACCGCACGCGCACAATAATTATATCCAGCTCGTCGTCGAACGGGGCGTCGTAGGCCTGGCCGCCTTCGCCTTTTTCGCGTACGCCCTCTTCAAACTCTTCGCCCGGGGGTACCGGCGCGGCCGCTCGCCCACGACGCGGGCCTTGGGCCTGGCGGGCATCGGCGCCACGACCGGGTTTCTGGTAGAGGGCTTCTTCGAGTACACCTTCGGCGATTACGAAATTATGGCCATCCTGTACGCGCTCGCCGGCGCTTTAGTGGCGGCGCAACGATGGGAGGCGTCGCGAACCGGCTCGGCTCAAACCACGTGA
- a CDS encoding alkaline phosphatase family protein: MKKRVLIFGIDGGTFNVIEPLLEAGRLPNLARFKAEGAAGVLYTVCPPLTAPAWATFQTGLNPGRHGVFDFLAPPGRGYHRRLQNASALRAARIFDTLSSAGRTVGAVNVPLTFPPRAVNGFVVPGMLTPKFADEFLYPPSLGAEMRAVGDYFVDMDPAYFEEVAEEDFLRELRRVEGARKRVALYLWESKRPDLFAVVFTGVDRLMHFYWDRPELVREHYEWLDGTLGEFLEAGDADVTAMVVSDHGFGPAEREVDLAGHLVRRGFMTLHQKKGPSPRRFMDAVARLDAFDLRKRLPRRWRAAARGRIMERLSVFAAVDWSRTKAFPGTATQYGVYLNVAGREREGIVGRADYEKVREDLIASLDELHPGLAARALRREEVYHGPFLDDAPDVYLPLWEDGVRLREFSDDPAVAPRRRRPGEHRREGILFARGPAISAGATPADANLADVYPTATYLMGEAVPAGLDGRVLTEIVKPELLAAAPPSYFDYDVGDVGYVDGEDAAVRARLQGMGYLG; the protein is encoded by the coding sequence GTGAAAAAACGCGTTCTTATATTCGGCATAGACGGCGGAACGTTCAACGTAATCGAGCCGCTGCTCGAAGCCGGGCGCCTCCCCAACCTCGCCCGGTTCAAGGCGGAGGGCGCGGCCGGCGTACTGTACACGGTATGTCCGCCGCTTACGGCGCCGGCCTGGGCCACCTTCCAGACCGGCCTTAACCCCGGCCGCCACGGCGTCTTCGACTTCCTGGCGCCCCCCGGGCGCGGCTACCACCGCCGCCTGCAGAACGCGTCCGCGCTGCGGGCGGCGCGCATCTTCGACACCCTTTCGTCGGCCGGCCGGACCGTGGGCGCCGTGAACGTACCGCTAACCTTCCCGCCCCGCGCCGTCAACGGCTTCGTCGTCCCGGGGATGCTCACGCCGAAGTTCGCCGACGAATTCCTCTACCCGCCATCCCTCGGCGCCGAGATGCGGGCCGTCGGCGACTACTTCGTCGATATGGACCCGGCCTATTTCGAGGAAGTCGCCGAGGAGGATTTCCTCCGGGAGTTGCGCCGCGTCGAGGGGGCGCGCAAGAGGGTGGCGCTTTACCTGTGGGAGTCGAAGCGGCCGGACCTCTTCGCCGTCGTCTTCACGGGCGTCGACCGCCTGATGCATTTTTACTGGGACCGGCCCGAGTTGGTCCGCGAACACTACGAGTGGCTCGACGGTACGCTGGGCGAATTCCTGGAAGCCGGCGACGCCGACGTCACGGCGATGGTCGTCTCCGACCACGGCTTCGGCCCCGCCGAGCGCGAGGTCGACCTCGCCGGGCACCTCGTCCGCCGCGGCTTTATGACGCTGCACCAAAAGAAGGGGCCGTCGCCGCGCCGCTTTATGGACGCGGTGGCCAGGCTGGACGCGTTCGACCTCCGCAAGCGGCTGCCGCGCCGTTGGCGGGCCGCGGCGCGAGGCCGAATTATGGAGCGACTCTCGGTTTTCGCCGCGGTGGACTGGAGCAGGACCAAAGCCTTCCCCGGGACCGCGACGCAGTACGGCGTCTACCTCAACGTCGCCGGCCGGGAGCGCGAGGGCATCGTGGGCCGCGCCGATTACGAAAAGGTCCGCGAAGATTTGATCGCGAGCCTGGACGAATTGCACCCGGGCCTGGCCGCCCGGGCCCTGCGCCGGGAAGAGGTATACCACGGGCCGTTCCTGGACGACGCGCCCGACGTCTACCTGCCGCTGTGGGAGGACGGCGTCCGCCTCAGGGAGTTCTCCGACGACCCGGCGGTCGCGCCGCGTCGGCGCCGACCCGGCGAACACCGCCGGGAAGGCATTCTATTCGCCCGAGGCCCCGCCATATCGGCGGGCGCGACGCCGGCCGACGCGAACCTGGCCGACGTATACCCGACCGCGACGTACCTGATGGGAGAGGCCGTACCGGCGGGGCTGGACGGGCGCGTCCTGACCGAAATCGTAAAACCCGAGCTCCTGGCCGCGGCGCCGCCGAGCTATTTCGATTACGACGTCGGCGACGTCGGTTACGTCGACGGCGAGGACGCCGCCGTCCGCGCCCGGTTGCAGGGAATGGGTTATCTGGGCTAG
- the recO gene encoding DNA repair protein RecO — MTEIIRTEGVVLRRRDFGESSRIAVVYTRDAGKLQLLAKGARVLKNKFGAALEPLTHGEFVFYWREGKDLFTLAETAIITPGRYLREDARSLPYGLAVVEATDKLSGEGDADAALYELVAASVAALDDGGPPAALLSQFLVKLAARLGLKPDIAKCSRCGRANPREGVALVLKEGTVVCRDCQPAGGDLITLSPAAYNYVRTLASLEPARLGLVKAGPELVEQTLSFIRAHLRYHTGLEIKSLAFADLF, encoded by the coding sequence GTGACCGAAATAATCCGAACCGAGGGGGTGGTGCTTCGGCGGCGGGACTTCGGCGAGTCCTCGCGCATCGCCGTGGTCTATACGCGCGACGCCGGCAAGCTCCAACTGCTGGCCAAGGGAGCGCGCGTCCTCAAGAACAAATTCGGCGCCGCGCTCGAGCCCCTGACCCACGGCGAGTTCGTCTTCTATTGGCGCGAGGGTAAGGACTTATTCACGCTGGCCGAAACGGCGATCATAACGCCCGGGCGCTACCTCCGCGAGGACGCGCGAAGCCTCCCCTACGGCCTGGCCGTAGTGGAAGCTACCGATAAACTGAGCGGCGAAGGCGACGCCGACGCGGCGCTGTACGAGCTGGTGGCGGCTTCGGTAGCGGCGCTCGACGACGGCGGGCCCCCGGCGGCGCTGCTGTCGCAATTCCTGGTTAAGCTGGCGGCGCGGTTGGGGTTGAAACCGGATATCGCCAAGTGCTCGCGCTGCGGCCGGGCGAATCCCCGGGAGGGGGTGGCATTGGTCCTCAAAGAAGGGACCGTCGTATGTCGCGATTGCCAACCCGCCGGGGGCGATTTAATAACGCTATCGCCGGCGGCTTATAACTACGTGCGTACGCTAGCGTCGCTCGAGCCGGCGCGGCTCGGCCTAGTAAAGGCCGGCCCCGAACTCGTCGAGCAAACCCTCTCTTTCATCCGCGCCCACCTCCGTTACCATACCGGCTTGGAAATAAAGAGTTTAGCGTTCGCGGACCTGTTCTAA
- a CDS encoding GAF domain-containing protein has translation MAKTPHPSNAAAGFTAALAQAASLGGRPAFIVDADGIIAAAANAAGTIFGYDAADIVGRRFAGILTGGEGQVDDLWTRARAEGGVAAVPVKIISSEGDIADASLDAKPATADGEEILIATIQTERESPARPPQEYLLANLPVGIIACDRQFRITYWSQGQEVESGIPEEDAVGRNLFELLPNLELEQMGRKKARERLYKVLETGKPYRIERFRHKDRFGREEFLDLRISPLRDPQGHVVGLVAVNDNITPHVRLEQELEEKTDRLVFERNRLAHLFRVAGRIREHESLADKFQLIVKGIKGLGWGKVYLKVFGPGAGPAQTASAGYTDEEIEALAGTLESAQRTKDVLEGEALQPYRSGNIYYVPFGAETGELVRLVKPLEGGGRVGDWDTRDLFLVKMYGREGKAVGYVVLDDPIENKKPGDESLFMLELFVSYAALVAEEAAAVETLRNRTKRLHAMANITKVINSIHDPEKLMVRVLKELGNFLAFLRGAVYFYDDTHRQFKIVASLNLGAEDVEIAELTAHRRRPGWVVEKRRPLLVVDTEADSRFPDEGDDGARSEIYAPIVYEGRSLGCICVYHDEPGAFHQGDLDILTTFADQVAVALQNARLFEEAAQRTQQLYDLNAIGNLLSSVLDINELYPTVVERVQNDLRFQNVTLLSVDKDSRSLLLQAYKVQGAAKALSVDYRQSISSGVCGRVVGTGKTALVPDTTRDADFLEVDFLPPMLSELAVPIKIGGEVMAVLNVESRWPNAFDEADVAALETLSGQVAVALRNSMLIEEVTQKAEELERANKELRRLDEMKADFVSMLVHDLRTPMTGILGSGEIIEELLAGEVDERIMNLVRIIPKESKRLIDLINNILDFYRLEEAGIKITPRAISVEELVREAYDGAKVIAGKQGVKFSTSVEPELPMIVGDEAKLLQVLSNLVGNALKFTPSGRLVKIFAGGVTDGMVTIGVADTGVGIPKADIPHLFEKFKTFRADGDRRVRGAGLGLYIARAIIEAHGATIDVESEEGKGSTFTFTVPAADES, from the coding sequence ATGGCGAAGACCCCTCACCCTAGTAACGCCGCCGCGGGTTTTACGGCCGCGTTGGCTCAGGCCGCCAGCCTGGGCGGTAGGCCGGCGTTTATCGTCGACGCCGACGGCATAATCGCGGCCGCCGCGAACGCCGCCGGAACGATATTCGGTTACGACGCCGCCGACATCGTCGGCCGGCGCTTCGCCGGCATCCTCACGGGGGGCGAAGGCCAGGTGGACGACCTTTGGACGCGCGCCCGGGCCGAGGGCGGCGTCGCGGCCGTGCCCGTAAAAATAATATCGAGCGAGGGCGATATCGCCGACGCCTCCCTCGACGCCAAACCCGCCACCGCGGACGGCGAAGAAATTTTAATCGCGACGATCCAAACCGAACGCGAAAGCCCGGCGCGGCCGCCGCAGGAATACCTCCTGGCCAATCTCCCCGTCGGGATAATCGCCTGCGACCGCCAATTCCGGATAACGTACTGGTCGCAAGGGCAGGAGGTGGAGTCCGGGATACCGGAAGAGGACGCGGTGGGCCGCAATTTATTCGAACTACTGCCCAACCTCGAGCTGGAGCAGATGGGCCGCAAGAAGGCCCGCGAGAGGTTGTACAAAGTCCTGGAGACGGGCAAACCCTACCGCATAGAGCGGTTCCGCCACAAAGACCGCTTCGGCCGCGAAGAATTCCTCGACCTCAGGATCTCGCCGCTGCGCGACCCGCAGGGGCACGTCGTCGGCCTGGTCGCGGTCAACGACAACATCACGCCGCACGTCCGGCTGGAACAGGAATTGGAAGAAAAGACGGACCGACTCGTCTTCGAGCGTAATCGGTTGGCCCACCTCTTCCGCGTCGCGGGCCGGATTCGCGAGCACGAGAGCCTGGCCGACAAGTTCCAGTTAATCGTTAAAGGGATAAAGGGTTTGGGTTGGGGAAAGGTATATCTGAAGGTCTTCGGCCCGGGCGCCGGGCCGGCCCAAACCGCCTCCGCGGGCTACACCGACGAAGAGATCGAAGCCCTGGCCGGCACGCTCGAGTCGGCGCAGCGGACGAAGGACGTCCTGGAAGGCGAAGCGCTCCAGCCGTACCGGAGCGGCAACATCTACTACGTCCCGTTCGGGGCCGAAACCGGAGAGCTCGTACGACTGGTGAAACCGCTCGAGGGCGGCGGCCGCGTAGGCGATTGGGATACGCGCGACCTGTTCCTGGTCAAAATGTACGGCCGGGAGGGAAAAGCCGTCGGCTACGTCGTGCTGGACGACCCGATCGAAAACAAGAAGCCGGGCGACGAAAGCCTTTTCATGTTGGAGCTGTTCGTCAGCTACGCGGCGCTCGTGGCCGAAGAGGCGGCGGCGGTCGAAACGTTGAGAAACCGCACCAAAAGGCTCCACGCCATGGCCAACATCACGAAGGTCATCAACTCCATCCACGACCCCGAAAAACTAATGGTGCGGGTACTGAAAGAGCTCGGGAATTTCCTGGCTTTCCTCCGGGGAGCGGTTTACTTCTACGACGATACCCACCGGCAATTCAAAATCGTCGCGAGCTTGAACCTGGGCGCCGAGGACGTCGAAATAGCCGAGCTGACCGCCCATCGGCGCCGGCCGGGGTGGGTAGTCGAAAAGCGCCGGCCGCTGCTCGTCGTCGATACCGAGGCCGACAGCCGCTTCCCGGACGAAGGCGACGACGGCGCGCGGTCCGAAATCTACGCGCCCATCGTTTACGAAGGCCGGAGCTTGGGGTGCATCTGCGTCTACCACGACGAGCCGGGCGCCTTCCACCAGGGAGACCTGGACATCCTGACCACCTTCGCCGACCAGGTCGCCGTCGCGCTCCAGAACGCCAGGTTATTCGAGGAAGCGGCCCAACGCACCCAACAGCTATACGACCTCAACGCCATCGGCAATCTCTTATCCTCCGTTCTGGACATCAACGAGCTCTACCCCACCGTCGTAGAACGCGTGCAAAACGACCTCCGCTTTCAGAACGTAACGCTGCTCTCCGTGGATAAAGATTCCCGCTCGCTGTTGTTACAGGCGTACAAGGTCCAGGGGGCAGCCAAGGCGCTAAGCGTCGACTACCGCCAGAGCATCAGCTCGGGGGTATGCGGCCGCGTGGTCGGGACCGGTAAAACCGCGCTCGTACCGGACACGACCCGCGACGCCGACTTCCTGGAAGTCGACTTCCTGCCGCCCATGCTGTCGGAATTGGCCGTTCCTATCAAGATCGGCGGCGAGGTCATGGCCGTGCTGAACGTCGAGAGCCGGTGGCCCAACGCGTTCGACGAGGCCGACGTCGCGGCCCTCGAGACGCTGTCGGGGCAGGTGGCGGTCGCCCTCCGCAACTCGATGCTCATCGAAGAAGTTACCCAAAAGGCGGAGGAGCTCGAGCGCGCCAACAAAGAACTGCGCCGCCTCGACGAGATGAAGGCGGACTTCGTATCCATGCTGGTCCACGACCTCCGCACGCCCATGACCGGTATCCTCGGCTCGGGCGAAATCATCGAAGAGCTGCTGGCGGGCGAGGTCGACGAGCGGATTATGAACCTCGTACGCATCATCCCCAAAGAGTCCAAACGCCTCATAGACCTCATCAACAACATTTTGGACTTCTACCGCCTCGAGGAAGCCGGCATCAAAATAACGCCCCGGGCCATATCGGTGGAGGAGCTGGTCCGCGAAGCGTACGACGGCGCCAAAGTCATCGCCGGCAAACAGGGCGTAAAGTTCTCGACGTCCGTCGAGCCCGAGCTCCCGATGATCGTGGGCGACGAGGCCAAGCTGCTCCAGGTCCTCTCCAACCTCGTCGGAAACGCCCTCAAGTTCACCCCCTCGGGCCGCTTGGTCAAGATCTTCGCCGGGGGCGTCACCGACGGGATGGTGACCATAGGCGTAGCCGACACCGGCGTAGGCATCCCGAAGGCCGACATCCCCCACCTCTTCGAGAAGTTCAAAACCTTCCGGGCCGACGGCGACCGCCGCGTGCGCGGCGCCGGCCTGGGCCTGTACATCGCCCGCGCCATAATCGAGGCCCACGGCGCCACCATCGACGTCGAAAGCGAGGAGGGCAAGGGCTCGACGTTCACCTTCACGGTCCCGGCCGCGGATGAGTCGTAA